A window of the Lactobacillus gasseri ATCC 33323 = JCM 1131 genome harbors these coding sequences:
- a CDS encoding L,D-transpeptidase family protein, with the protein MNNKNVEKNTHPTNNYRKWLIGILICLVIVLIAWLVVGHIQSKRNAEAEKFNASHFNSHVAIYDVPVGKLTVKKATAKINEKAKNSAVLNDDEVILKKNSDKVITNKKVQSYFEEQHTRYPSRKKWNFQNTELLKAKEKLNEIKDRQVKYTVNGKSFVFKRSEVFPTVTYESDKYVFSDTKILANKISNINKEVSTLHKSYDFQLPNGQVTKVKNESYGWAINEKKLVAAVENAFVNNTQELNGKNYIYGEGFSTYGTGYGLSNNGIGNNYIVVSLTDQKLWIYKNGKCVVTLDTIVTGTVETKIAHKNLETPTGVWYIQYKESPSVLKGINDDGSKYSVDVKYWMPFTLTGCGFHDNSWRKNWSKTAYLNDGSYGCVNLKPSDAPKVWNNIEKNEAVIIYK; encoded by the coding sequence ATGAATAATAAAAATGTAGAAAAAAATACCCATCCCACAAATAACTATCGTAAGTGGCTAATAGGTATTTTAATTTGCTTAGTAATTGTTTTAATAGCTTGGTTGGTAGTTGGACATATCCAGTCAAAAAGAAATGCTGAAGCTGAAAAATTTAATGCCAGTCACTTTAATTCACATGTTGCAATTTATGATGTTCCAGTTGGAAAACTAACTGTTAAGAAAGCTACTGCTAAAATAAATGAAAAAGCTAAAAATAGTGCAGTTTTAAACGATGACGAAGTTATTTTAAAGAAGAATAGCGATAAAGTAATTACAAACAAAAAAGTCCAGTCTTACTTTGAAGAGCAACATACTCGCTATCCTAGTCGTAAAAAGTGGAACTTTCAGAATACTGAGCTCTTGAAGGCAAAAGAAAAGTTAAATGAAATTAAAGATCGTCAAGTAAAATATACGGTTAATGGTAAATCCTTTGTATTTAAACGGTCAGAAGTTTTTCCGACGGTAACTTATGAAAGTGATAAGTATGTTTTTTCAGATACAAAGATTTTGGCGAATAAGATTAGCAATATTAATAAAGAAGTGTCTACACTTCATAAATCTTATGACTTCCAATTGCCAAATGGTCAAGTTACAAAAGTAAAAAATGAAAGTTATGGTTGGGCTATCAATGAGAAAAAGCTAGTTGCTGCTGTTGAAAATGCTTTTGTCAATAATACGCAAGAATTAAATGGTAAAAACTATATTTACGGTGAAGGTTTCAGTACGTATGGAACTGGTTATGGTTTGAGCAATAATGGAATTGGAAATAACTACATTGTTGTTTCTTTAACTGATCAAAAGCTGTGGATATATAAGAATGGCAAGTGCGTGGTTACTTTGGATACAATTGTTACTGGTACAGTTGAAACTAAAATTGCTCATAAGAATTTAGAAACACCGACCGGAGTTTGGTATATCCAGTATAAAGAATCTCCAAGCGTTTTAAAGGGAATAAATGATGATGGTTCTAAATACTCGGTTGATGTTAAGTATTGGATGCCATTTACTTTAACTGGTTGTGGCTTCCATGATAATAGCTGGCGAAAGAATTGGTCTAAGACGGCTTACCTAAATGATGGTTCTTATGGTTGTGTAAACTTAAAACCTAGTGACGCACCGAAAGTTTGGAATAATATAGAAAAGAATGAAGCAGTAATCATTTATAAATAA
- a CDS encoding C40 family peptidase yields the protein MTIKSKVIKLTTAASFAVAGIATLSAAKLNSLSFNSTAQASTVQAPAKQIGVVKVNSKTGESVAVWNSYEDGKQQTGKYLPHESSWKTYKKVKTVKGETWYNLGGDQWISGDDVQEEAPIALTADLSAVKAAVSQVPAANVAANTTATAQTAVASVNNAQQASVATASVQTNTAANAQQTSATAQAPVAQTAAQQSTYTASTNNTYVAPAKTNYYAQANTTVKTQQAATYSAPAQNTTTAAKPAQQQTQQASSQAAQPAKQQASTQSSSTAQTVVNAAKSQIGKPYVWGATGPNAYDCSGLVQYAYSQAGKNIGRTTYQQAGAGQHVSVSQAQAGDILMWGDYHDAIYVGNNQYVHAPQPGQNVTQATISSYFMPDYAIRVR from the coding sequence TTGACTATCAAATCTAAAGTAATCAAACTTACCACTGCTGCTTCATTCGCTGTTGCAGGTATCGCAACTTTAAGTGCAGCTAAATTAAACTCATTATCATTTAACAGTACTGCACAAGCTTCAACTGTCCAAGCTCCTGCAAAGCAAATTGGTGTTGTAAAAGTAAATTCTAAGACTGGTGAAAGTGTCGCAGTTTGGAACAGCTACGAAGATGGCAAGCAACAAACTGGTAAGTACTTACCACATGAATCAAGCTGGAAGACATACAAGAAGGTTAAGACCGTCAAGGGTGAAACTTGGTATAACTTAGGTGGAGACCAATGGATCTCAGGCGATGATGTACAAGAAGAAGCTCCAATCGCACTTACTGCTGATTTATCTGCAGTTAAGGCAGCTGTAAGTCAAGTTCCTGCAGCTAACGTTGCAGCTAACACTACTGCTACTGCACAAACTGCTGTAGCTAGCGTTAACAACGCACAACAAGCATCAGTTGCAACTGCATCTGTACAAACTAATACTGCAGCTAACGCACAACAAACTTCAGCAACTGCACAAGCTCCAGTAGCACAAACTGCTGCACAACAAAGCACATACACTGCTTCAACTAACAATACTTATGTTGCTCCAGCAAAGACTAACTACTACGCACAAGCTAACACTACAGTTAAGACTCAACAAGCAGCAACTTACAGTGCACCTGCACAAAATACTACTACTGCTGCTAAGCCTGCACAACAACAAACTCAACAAGCTTCAAGCCAAGCCGCTCAACCAGCTAAGCAACAAGCTTCTACTCAATCAAGTAGCACTGCTCAAACTGTAGTTAATGCAGCAAAATCACAAATCGGTAAGCCTTATGTATGGGGCGCAACTGGTCCTAACGCATACGACTGCTCAGGTTTAGTACAATACGCATACAGCCAAGCAGGCAAGAACATTGGACGTACTACTTACCAACAAGCTGGTGCTGGCCAACATGTTTCTGTAAGTCAAGCACAAGCTGGTGACATCTTAATGTGGGGTGACTACCACGATGCTATCTACGTAGGTAACAACCAATACGTACACGCACCACAACCAGGTCAAAACGTAACTCAAGCTACTATCTCAAGTTACTTCATGCCAGATTACGCAATCCGTGTAAGATAA
- a CDS encoding guanylate kinase yields MQRIIIIAGPSGVGKTTVSKYLTEKYHIPRVVTHTTRPIRKGEIPGKSYYFENDKSFKKLHFFEHVKYGEYQYGSSKEALEKAWKKNDLVSLIVETDGVKSYLEKLGKQVYFIYLTVSDFSVLKKRLLARGDQASEIDKRLNSYEFKRDLHLSDELAKEAHVLNNDNWKETAKKIDEIIAKLDNE; encoded by the coding sequence TTGCAAAGAATTATCATAATTGCTGGACCAAGTGGGGTAGGAAAGACCACAGTTTCAAAATACTTAACAGAAAAATATCATATTCCTCGTGTAGTAACGCATACTACAAGACCAATCCGAAAAGGTGAAATCCCTGGAAAATCATATTATTTTGAAAATGATAAGAGCTTTAAAAAGCTTCATTTTTTTGAACATGTAAAATATGGTGAATATCAATATGGTTCAAGTAAAGAAGCTTTAGAAAAAGCTTGGAAGAAGAACGATCTAGTTTCTTTAATAGTAGAAACAGATGGGGTTAAATCATATTTGGAAAAATTAGGAAAGCAGGTATATTTTATTTATTTAACCGTTTCTGATTTTTCTGTTTTGAAAAAAAGACTACTAGCACGTGGAGATCAAGCGAGTGAGATTGATAAACGATTAAACAGCTATGAATTTAAGCGCGACTTACATTTATCAGATGAATTAGCAAAAGAAGCGCATGTATTGAATAATGATAACTGGAAAGAAACAGCTAAAAAGATAGATGAAATCATCGCAAAACTTGATAATGAGTAG
- a CDS encoding DUF2187 domain-containing protein translates to MKKADVKIGQILAATSEEELKHPFQGKVEKIYENSALLAITSYDPEDESSVNELNNKMVINFKNLKKVKSPARGKTAATNDVKISKVQPDKTKKSK, encoded by the coding sequence ATGAAAAAAGCTGACGTAAAGATTGGACAAATTTTAGCTGCTACTTCTGAAGAGGAACTTAAGCATCCTTTTCAAGGAAAAGTAGAAAAAATTTACGAAAATTCTGCTTTGCTAGCTATTACTTCATACGATCCAGAAGATGAATCTTCGGTTAACGAACTAAACAACAAAATGGTTATTAACTTTAAGAACTTAAAGAAAGTTAAATCACCTGCACGTGGAAAAACAGCTGCAACTAATGATGTAAAGATTTCTAAGGTTCAACCAGATAAAACTAAAAAATCAAAATAA
- a CDS encoding O-antigen ligase family protein, with product MKKRLQTFLFWFILIQPFLDIYWLSRPPLLKFSIPSILRVLGVFIAIILFFSIKNNWQRLKKQWWIITYIATLILYSICHLFSVKNFTGVDPTSFGYSAKVEIFYLIRACLPLIVIYITSYSDFKTKYFFRVIQAISGLYSLTIVISNLFVFSLTSYHTTEAKRISANIFSWFTQTNYPFNALASKGIFFQANTLSAILFMIMPIMLYILYKEFNLLNIVLVSVQALAMLMLGTKVGNFGLIISLVIFLITFLFHSLILKNTKFSAKFLITLICILAASSAIFPYSPTLRRSSLENGVAQKRSNLGDKNRLDQELDSGLKRYKGQKQAEYLKDFIKKNYWVYSLKHDLVLDHYSYQNDPYYWLDVMKRPAAERLNYRHLEQDILSRVMNNDKNKLNKLFGISFSRENNIAPLERDFLAQYYSMGLLGTILLTIIYIFVLGYGIFYWLVNKNSKTLLISSLLLSGGFILFAAFYAGNVLEYLSATLVMAFILGFLLQNIRYSKTSKYLVKK from the coding sequence ATGAAAAAAAGGCTACAAACATTCTTATTTTGGTTTATCTTAATCCAACCATTTCTAGATATTTATTGGTTATCAAGACCACCACTTCTAAAATTCTCAATTCCATCGATTTTGAGAGTTTTAGGAGTTTTTATTGCCATTATTTTATTTTTTAGCATCAAAAATAATTGGCAAAGATTAAAAAAGCAATGGTGGATTATTACTTATATTGCAACTTTAATCCTCTATTCGATTTGCCATTTATTCTCTGTTAAAAACTTTACTGGGGTAGATCCAACAAGCTTTGGCTATTCAGCAAAAGTTGAAATCTTCTACTTAATTCGAGCTTGTCTACCCTTGATAGTTATTTACATCACTTCATACAGTGATTTTAAAACTAAATACTTTTTCAGAGTAATTCAAGCAATTTCGGGTTTATATTCCTTAACGATTGTCATTTCAAATCTCTTCGTTTTTTCGCTAACTTCATATCATACTACAGAAGCTAAACGAATCAGTGCCAATATTTTTTCTTGGTTTACTCAAACGAATTATCCTTTTAACGCTTTAGCATCTAAGGGAATTTTTTTTCAAGCTAATACTTTATCAGCTATTTTATTCATGATTATGCCGATCATGCTCTATATTCTTTACAAAGAGTTTAACCTCTTAAATATAGTGCTAGTTAGTGTACAAGCCTTAGCAATGTTAATGCTAGGAACAAAGGTAGGAAACTTTGGCTTAATTATTAGCTTAGTAATTTTCTTAATCACTTTCTTATTCCATAGTTTGATTTTGAAAAATACCAAATTTTCAGCCAAATTTCTAATTACGTTGATCTGCATCTTAGCTGCCTCCAGTGCTATTTTTCCTTATAGTCCAACACTTAGAAGGTCTTCGCTTGAAAATGGAGTAGCTCAAAAAAGAAGTAATCTTGGCGATAAAAATAGACTCGATCAAGAGCTCGACTCTGGATTAAAAAGATATAAAGGGCAAAAACAAGCAGAATATCTAAAAGATTTTATTAAGAAAAATTATTGGGTTTACTCTTTAAAACATGATTTAGTTTTAGATCATTATTCCTATCAAAATGATCCCTATTATTGGCTGGACGTCATGAAAAGGCCAGCTGCTGAACGATTAAATTATCGACATCTTGAACAAGATATTCTTAGTCGCGTCATGAATAATGATAAAAATAAACTCAATAAACTTTTTGGTATTTCCTTTAGCCGTGAAAATAACATTGCTCCGCTAGAGCGTGACTTTTTAGCGCAGTATTATTCAATGGGATTACTGGGAACAATCTTGTTAACAATAATTTATATATTCGTTCTGGGCTATGGAATCTTTTACTGGCTAGTCAATAAAAATTCAAAAACTTTATTAATCTCTTCCCTACTTTTATCCGGTGGCTTCATTCTATTCGCTGCCTTTTATGCAGGCAATGTTCTTGAATACTTATCAGCAACATTAGTAATGGCATTTATTTTGGGATTTTTATTACAAAATATTCGATATAGCAAAACATCAAAATATCTAGTAAAGAAATAA
- a CDS encoding LVIS_2131 family protein: MTLGWNILGILAWLILVLYLIFIVQNIRKRHLMMIVKDRKRFEWKTTLLDILEVLVLLCGAIYMFSITLFYNPDLKNKKVLSSKIEYQPLILTAGNKRSYYVTARSDNKKAPVQTYTFYSNGNRVTVKSNYATISDGKNPMSVQASAIPYSAKQLVQADERYQSAYVATYTATYKKNWYNGLRMHAGKTAARYYLIRVPDRTFVRELK, from the coding sequence ATGACACTTGGATGGAATATTTTAGGTATTTTGGCCTGGTTAATACTTGTTTTGTATTTGATTTTTATCGTACAAAATATTCGTAAACGTCACTTAATGATGATTGTAAAAGATCGTAAGCGGTTTGAATGGAAGACAACTCTGCTAGACATCTTAGAAGTTTTAGTTCTTCTATGTGGTGCGATCTATATGTTTAGCATCACCTTATTTTACAACCCTGATTTGAAAAATAAAAAAGTTTTATCTAGCAAAATTGAATATCAGCCTTTAATTTTGACAGCTGGTAATAAACGTTCATACTATGTTACTGCTAGATCTGATAATAAGAAAGCACCTGTTCAAACATATACTTTCTATAGCAATGGAAACAGAGTAACTGTTAAAAGCAATTACGCTACCATTTCTGATGGTAAGAATCCAATGTCGGTTCAAGCATCTGCTATTCCATATTCTGCTAAACAATTAGTTCAAGCAGATGAACGATATCAAAGTGCCTATGTGGCAACGTACACTGCTACTTACAAGAAGAATTGGTATAACGGTCTTAGAATGCATGCCGGTAAGACTGCAGCTCGATATTACTTGATTAGAGTGCCTGACCGTACTTTTGTGAGAGAACTGAAGTAG
- the nrdI gene encoding class Ib ribonucleoside-diphosphate reductase assembly flavoprotein NrdI: MVKIAFYTITGQTQRFINKTGLDAHRIEDAHPQYQMNDKYILILPSYQDFMMDSVVDFLTYKDNKENLLGLIGCGNRNFNDLFAQTAKKISVTLHVPILYLLELSGNSTDVKNVRQIVKEARKKERGAQKDLPVQNPSLSNISFLSDFRQKNE, translated from the coding sequence ATGGTAAAAATAGCTTTTTATACAATTACAGGACAAACGCAACGATTCATAAATAAAACGGGCCTTGATGCACATCGGATTGAGGATGCTCATCCTCAATATCAAATGAATGATAAATATATTTTGATCTTACCGTCGTATCAAGATTTTATGATGGATTCTGTTGTTGATTTTTTAACATATAAAGATAATAAAGAGAACCTTTTAGGTTTAATAGGATGTGGCAATCGTAACTTTAATGATCTCTTTGCCCAAACAGCAAAAAAGATCTCTGTTACACTGCACGTTCCGATTCTCTATTTACTTGAACTAAGTGGCAATTCGACTGATGTCAAAAACGTTCGTCAAATTGTCAAAGAAGCTCGTAAAAAAGAACGGGGTGCTCAAAAAGATTTGCCAGTTCAAAATCCATCTCTTAGCAATATTAGTTTCTTAAGTGACTTCAGGCAGAAAAATGAATAA
- a CDS encoding ribonucleotide-diphosphate reductase subunit beta, with the protein MNKKSYYKTSNWNAVEDQVDRSAWARLNDIVYEPRRVPIHEDRDEFSHLPKTEQTMLLHSFGSLALSSTLQMKVSLSKIKQDAENSEEAAVYNALQYLESINNKAYGHALTEFSTSNEQRDEAFNWANQNPYLQKKMRLLNTVYQSDNAIQKKAAHVFISTGLYHSSFFGPLYLFGQHKLPRTAELIKYALRITTLNGIYTGIKFRRDFFNLSKEEQKNIHKWVYDLCDRLYANELNHIHLLYEDTGLEDKVEHYIHYTLNKALMNLGQEPKYPENVETLDPTLTTGLMESAMIEDFFFYTNAHPILKMHEIKK; encoded by the coding sequence ATGAATAAAAAATCTTATTATAAAACAAGTAACTGGAATGCTGTCGAAGATCAAGTAGATCGTTCTGCTTGGGCAAGATTAAATGATATTGTCTACGAACCTCGTCGTGTTCCAATTCATGAAGATCGAGATGAATTTTCCCATCTCCCTAAAACTGAACAAACTATGCTCTTACATAGTTTTGGTTCTTTAGCTCTTTCATCTACTCTCCAGATGAAAGTTTCACTCTCAAAAATAAAACAAGATGCAGAAAATTCTGAAGAAGCTGCTGTCTATAATGCATTGCAATATTTGGAATCAATTAACAATAAAGCTTATGGTCATGCTCTAACTGAATTTTCTACTTCTAATGAGCAACGAGATGAAGCTTTTAATTGGGCAAATCAAAATCCATATTTGCAAAAGAAGATGAGGCTTTTAAATACAGTCTATCAATCCGATAATGCAATTCAGAAAAAGGCAGCACATGTTTTCATCTCAACCGGCTTGTATCATTCGTCATTCTTTGGACCCTTATATTTATTTGGGCAGCATAAATTACCACGTACAGCGGAATTAATTAAATATGCACTTAGAATAACGACTTTAAATGGCATTTATACAGGAATTAAATTTAGACGTGACTTTTTCAACCTCTCTAAAGAAGAGCAAAAGAATATTCATAAATGGGTATATGATTTATGCGATAGATTATATGCTAATGAACTTAACCACATTCATCTTCTATATGAAGACACTGGTTTAGAAGATAAAGTTGAACATTATATTCATTACACCTTAAACAAGGCACTTATGAACCTAGGACAAGAGCCAAAGTATCCTGAGAATGTTGAAACTTTAGATCCCACTTTAACAACAGGTTTGATGGAAAGTGCAATGATTGAAGATTTCTTCTTCTATACAAATGCCCATCCAATTCTCAAAATGCATGAAATAAAAAAATAA
- a CDS encoding type II toxin-antitoxin system PemK/MazF family toxin: MPKIKFKQGDIVWADFSPSVGQEMKGKHPAVVVSSNSYNEKTNYLMLCPITSHGNHFPTYLDLLGYHVHGRVNAAQIQTFSRMRLLDEKPADHLRPEDMLKVMELLSFALQFD; this comes from the coding sequence ATGCCGAAGATTAAATTTAAACAAGGAGATATTGTATGGGCAGATTTTTCACCTTCAGTTGGACAAGAAATGAAAGGAAAACATCCAGCAGTTGTAGTGTCTTCTAATTCATATAATGAGAAAACTAATTATTTAATGTTGTGTCCCATTACTTCACATGGTAATCACTTCCCGACATATCTAGACTTGCTAGGCTATCATGTTCATGGCCGAGTAAATGCAGCACAAATTCAAACTTTTTCAAGAATGCGTTTATTAGATGAAAAACCAGCAGATCATCTTAGACCGGAAGATATGCTTAAGGTAATGGAACTACTTAGCTTTGCTTTACAGTTTGATTAG
- the mazE gene encoding type II toxin-antitoxin system PemI/MazE family antitoxin translates to MKISIHHIVTQKVGNSVGFSLPASFKVEVGTEYTIHQKSDGSLILIPKISNPYTSDAKFEDVPGPEREAWENLAMEELRHAED, encoded by the coding sequence ATGAAAATATCTATTCATCATATTGTAACTCAAAAGGTTGGTAACTCAGTGGGCTTTTCACTTCCTGCTTCGTTTAAGGTAGAGGTAGGAACTGAGTACACAATTCATCAAAAATCTGATGGTAGTTTGATCTTAATACCGAAAATTTCGAATCCTTATACCTCCGATGCTAAATTTGAAGATGTACCAGGACCAGAAAGGGAAGCTTGGGAAAATTTGGCGATGGAGGAATTACGTCATGCCGAAGATTAA
- a CDS encoding threonine/serine exporter family protein: MPFWLEIIVNLVFAWLASVGFGLIINVPHRALVLCGVSGSAGWILYWLANRIGIGRLGSNLLGALCVGILGLVFARIKKCPVTVFNIPGVVPLVPGVPAYQAVRAMVEGQLSDAEDLILRVAIVTIAIAMGFMLAQLMGEIFFKTRNNRKNKKNLV, encoded by the coding sequence ATGCCTTTTTGGTTAGAAATAATTGTTAATTTAGTGTTTGCCTGGCTTGCTTCTGTAGGCTTTGGGCTGATTATTAATGTCCCTCACCGTGCTCTTGTGTTATGTGGTGTCAGCGGGAGTGCGGGTTGGATCTTATATTGGTTGGCTAATCGAATTGGGATTGGCCGATTAGGATCTAATCTTTTAGGAGCACTGTGCGTTGGAATTTTAGGTTTAGTATTTGCTCGGATTAAAAAATGTCCCGTAACTGTCTTTAATATTCCTGGAGTTGTGCCCCTTGTGCCAGGTGTACCAGCTTATCAAGCAGTACGTGCGATGGTAGAAGGACAGCTGTCTGATGCAGAAGACCTAATTTTACGTGTGGCGATTGTCACAATTGCGATTGCGATGGGTTTTATGCTAGCTCAACTAATGGGAGAGATCTTTTTTAAGACGCGCAATAATAGAAAAAATAAGAAAAATTTAGTATAA
- a CDS encoding threonine/serine exporter family protein, with the protein MNKEHVSQDYAAEVLDTCLKAGRLMIEGGSETYRVEDTMMRIARNAGIAGARCFTTPTGIFMSLGEHSYTQVTQVKKRNINLELVDRVNELSREFAAKKITLKELQERLQQISISIPDFPIWLQIIGAAILSPTLMVLFMDDYDWIDFPAAAVIGGVSYAVYLAIKRYTNIRFLAEMVTAIFMGVITIFACKLFPKLIVDNILIGSLMTLVPGVAITNALRDLFGGDLLSGMARTTEAVLTAIALGGGIGIAIKLLWGVM; encoded by the coding sequence ATGAATAAAGAGCATGTGAGTCAAGACTATGCCGCTGAAGTGCTCGATACCTGCTTAAAAGCGGGTAGGTTAATGATCGAAGGTGGCAGTGAAACTTATCGAGTTGAAGATACGATGATGAGAATAGCCCGCAATGCTGGTATTGCGGGTGCTAGATGTTTTACAACTCCGACTGGAATATTTATGAGTTTAGGTGAGCATTCTTATACTCAAGTTACACAAGTTAAGAAAAGAAACATTAACTTAGAGCTGGTAGACCGAGTTAATGAATTATCACGTGAATTTGCTGCTAAGAAAATCACTTTGAAGGAATTGCAGGAAAGACTTCAACAAATTTCAATTTCAATTCCAGATTTTCCAATCTGGCTTCAAATTATCGGGGCTGCAATTTTGAGTCCGACTTTAATGGTCTTATTTATGGATGATTATGACTGGATTGATTTTCCAGCAGCTGCTGTTATTGGTGGCGTATCATATGCTGTTTATTTGGCTATTAAACGCTATACTAATATTCGTTTTTTAGCTGAAATGGTGACGGCAATTTTTATGGGAGTAATTACCATTTTTGCCTGCAAGTTGTTTCCGAAGCTTATTGTCGATAATATTTTAATCGGATCCTTAATGACATTGGTACCAGGAGTAGCGATAACTAATGCTCTGCGAGATCTATTTGGCGGTGATTTGTTATCAGGGATGGCCCGAACAACAGAGGCAGTTTTAACTGCTATTGCTCTTGGTGGCGGCATCGGTATTGCAATTAAGTTATTATGGGGTGTAATGTAA
- a CDS encoding ABC-F family ATP-binding cassette domain-containing protein, with protein sequence MSLLTVKNLSQTFIDKTLYEDANFVLNKEDHMGVTGQNGVGKSTLIKILTGEITQDEGEVKWQNKLHVGYLDQYAKLKAGIGIKEFLQTAFSDLFQKEKELNDLYVKYGENGDDSLLEKAGKIQTLLEEKEFYDIDTKIDRVATGLGLADLGYERDVAKLSGGQRSKLILAKLLLQNPDVLVLDEPTNYLDVNHIDWLADYLNDFEGAFIVVSHDYDFLGRITNCIIDIDFGTITRYSGDLKHALRQKEADRESYLKAYANQQRKIKKTEAYIRKNKAGSRSKSAKSREKQLAKMDILTPPQNNKKAHVIFPYVDTASNLLLQTQDLVIGYDQALVKSAFNFSVGNGEKVAVTGFNGIGKTTLLKTLLGKLKPIYGNFELSSTAKLAYFQQDLVWPNKNMTPLQYLQEEFPRLRPRELRQALARMGLTAQQAMSPLKELSGGEQEKVKLAKMQFEPANLLFLDEPTNHLDIATKDSLRKAIVEFKGGVIIVSHERDFFRGDWVDKTIDIEKMNNE encoded by the coding sequence ATGAGTTTATTAACGGTTAAAAATTTAAGCCAAACTTTTATTGATAAAACGTTATATGAAGATGCAAATTTTGTTTTAAATAAAGAAGACCATATGGGTGTAACTGGGCAAAATGGAGTTGGTAAATCGACTTTAATTAAGATTTTAACTGGTGAAATTACCCAAGATGAGGGCGAGGTTAAGTGGCAAAATAAACTCCATGTCGGTTATTTAGACCAGTATGCCAAACTTAAAGCAGGTATAGGAATTAAAGAGTTTTTACAAACAGCATTTAGCGATCTTTTTCAAAAAGAAAAAGAATTGAATGACCTTTATGTGAAATATGGTGAAAATGGGGATGACTCTCTCTTAGAAAAAGCCGGTAAGATTCAAACTCTCCTTGAAGAAAAGGAATTTTACGATATTGATACTAAGATTGACCGAGTAGCAACAGGACTGGGCTTAGCTGATTTAGGTTATGAGCGAGATGTAGCTAAGCTTTCTGGTGGACAGCGGTCTAAATTGATTTTGGCTAAACTTCTTTTACAAAATCCTGATGTTTTAGTTTTAGATGAACCAACGAACTATTTAGATGTTAACCATATTGATTGGTTAGCTGATTATTTAAATGATTTTGAAGGAGCTTTTATTGTAGTATCACATGATTATGATTTCTTAGGGAGAATTACCAATTGCATTATTGATATTGATTTTGGCACCATTACTCGCTATAGCGGGGATTTAAAACATGCCTTACGACAAAAAGAAGCTGACCGAGAGAGCTATTTAAAAGCTTATGCCAACCAGCAGCGAAAAATCAAAAAGACTGAAGCATATATTAGAAAGAATAAAGCTGGTTCAAGGTCTAAAAGTGCTAAATCACGAGAAAAGCAATTAGCAAAGATGGATATTTTAACGCCGCCACAAAACAATAAAAAAGCACATGTCATTTTCCCTTACGTTGATACAGCTTCAAATTTGTTGCTGCAAACTCAGGACTTGGTAATTGGGTACGATCAAGCGCTCGTTAAGTCAGCTTTTAATTTTTCTGTTGGAAATGGTGAAAAGGTAGCGGTAACTGGTTTTAATGGAATTGGAAAGACTACTTTATTGAAGACTTTGCTAGGAAAATTGAAACCAATTTACGGTAATTTTGAATTATCTTCAACTGCTAAACTGGCATATTTTCAGCAAGATCTTGTTTGGCCCAATAAAAATATGACGCCTTTGCAATATTTACAAGAAGAATTTCCACGTTTGCGTCCAAGAGAATTACGTCAAGCTTTAGCTAGGATGGGTTTGACTGCTCAGCAAGCAATGAGCCCCTTAAAGGAATTATCTGGTGGAGAACAAGAAAAAGTTAAGCTAGCTAAGATGCAATTTGAACCAGCTAATTTACTATTTTTAGATGAACCTACTAACCACTTAGATATTGCTACTAAAGATTCTTTGAGAAAAGCAATTGTTGAATTTAAAGGCGGAGTAATCATTGTGAGTCACGAAAGAGACTTCTTTAGAGGAGACTGGGTCGACAAAACAATTGATATTGAAAAAATGAATAATGAATAG